TGCCGGGAATGAATGGCCCTGATCTTTGCCGCAAACTTCGGGAAAAAGAGCGACAAGATCCACTTTATCTGATTATTCTCACGGCCAGAAACAAACCGGCTGATATCGCGCATGGGCTTGAATCAGGGGCGGATGACTACATTGCCAAGCCCTACAACCATGCTGAGCTGAAAGCACGGGTTGATGCTGGCCGTCGCCTGCTGACGCTGCAAAACCAGATGCGTGAGCGGGAAAAATTGCAGGGCGTGCTGGAAATGGCTGGTGCTGTTTGTCATGAACTCAACCAGCCACTGCAAATCGTTTTGGGATACGCAGAAATGTTGCTTGAAGAGGGAGATAAAAACAGTGACGCCCTGAAAACAATCAAAACAGAGATCAACCGTATCGGGGAGCTTACGTGGCGGATAATGAAGATTACCCGGTATCAAGCCAAACCATACTTAAAAAGCCGTATCATTGACATTGAACAGTCGTCTGATTAGGCCGACGACATATCAACAGCCAGGCTTAGCCCTGCAACAAAGATTGAAAAATCTGACTTATAAGCAATTGCCCCGCCCTATTGACTTTCCCTCATGTAATGATTACTTCCTTTTGCCGCTTGCAAACGGTATAATACCGTTTTAATAGCATTAACTCAGGCGCTAACGGCAAGTCAAGCGGGCCGAGCGCCTTTGGCAACCCGTTTATATATTGAAACCCAGGAGGCAGGAACATGAATACGGCCGGATCAGGCATAAAGCTTATTGTTTGCATCATGGCTGCAGCAATGATGACCATAGCCGGATGCGCGTCATCCAGCTCTAATGTTTATACCTATGAGCAGACCATGCAAGCCCAGACCGTGGATACAGGGACTGTGGAATCTGTTAAATCCATCATCATACAGGCCTCAAATCCCCCGGTGATTGGCGGTGCCATCGGTGGTGTGACGGGCGGTGTGCTCGGCAGCACCGTGGGCAGAGGCCATGGCCGGGATGTGGCCACCATTGTCGGTGCACTGGCAGGAGCAGCCATCGGTGCCGCCATTGAACATGAGGCCGGAACCAAAAACGGTTTTGAAATTGTTGTTAATCTTGACAGCGGACGAACCATTGTGGTGGTTCAGGAGGCGGATGTACCGATGTATCCTGGGGACAGGGTTAGGGTATTGACCGCCCCGGACGGCACCACCCGTATTTCAAAATAATATTCAGACTAAAAGTCACCCATCTGCGCGTTACTGAAAAATTTGCAATCCTGATTACCAATTGTACTTTTGGGGTACAATTGGTGACAAATTTTTCTGTTTCTTGCACCTGGGCAACCTACAGTCCAAACACGATTATATATTGAGTAGCAGGAGAGTATGAAAAAAAACAGTGCAGTAAATGATAAATTAAGAAATGTTGCCATCATTGCCCATGTTGACCATGGAAAAACCACGCTGGTGGATGCCATGTTTAAACAAAGCGGCATGTTCCGGGAAGGCCAGGATGTGGATGACCGGCTCATGGATTCCATGGATCTTGAGCGGGAGCGGGGTATTACCATTGCAGCCAAAAACTGCTCGGTTACATGCAACGGTGTAAAAATCAATATTATTGACACCCCGGGCCATGCCGATTTCGGCGGTGAAGTGGAGCGCGCGCTTTCCATGGCTGATTCCGCCATTTTACTGGTGGATGCATCCGAAGGACCCTTGCCCCAGACCCGGTTTGTGCTCAAAAAAACCTTTGAGGCAGGGCTTCCCGTGCTTGTGATCATCAACAAGATTGATCGCAAGGACGCCCGGCCTGATGAGGTATTGGACATGGTTTACGACCTGTTTATAGATCTTGATGCAACGGACGAACAGCTGGATTTCACATACCTTTACGCCATTGGGCGGGATGGAATTGTCAAGCGGGAACTCGAAGAAGAGGTGGATCACCTGAAGGTCCTATTTGACATCATTATCGATGAAATGCCTGCACCCTCCTATGACCCTGACGCACCCTTCCAGATGCTGGTGTCGGACCTTGGGTATTCCGATTATTTAGGACGCCTTGCCATCGGCAAAGTGTTCAATGGGTCTGCCGCATCCAACGCCTCTTTGGTGTGCATGGGCGAAGACGGCGGCCAAAAACAACTTAAGGTATCCAAACTCCAATCCTATGACGGCATGACACTGGTCCCGGTGGATCAAGCTGACACCGGAGACATTATCGTGCTGGCAGGCATTGAAGATGTAAAAATCGGTGATACCATATGCACCCGGGAAAATCCCCTGGCCCTTCCCAGGATCTCAGTGGATGAACCCACGGTATTCATGCGGTTTACCATTAACACCTCACCCTTTGCCGGCAAAGAGGGTAAAAACGTCCAGTCCAGGAAAATCCGGGAGCGCCTGCTCAAGGAAACCCTGCTCAACGTAGCCATTGCGGTGGAGGAAAGTAACGAAGACGACAGCTTTGTGGTCAAAGGCCGGGGTGAACTTCAGCTGGCCATTCTAATTGAAACAATGCGCCGGGAAAATTTTGAGGTGTGCGTGGGACGCCCCAAGGTCATTTACCGCGAAGAAAACGGCCAAACCCTGGAGCCGATTGAACACCTGTTCGTAGACTGTGATGAGGATTTCATGGGTGTGGTCACTGAAAAACTGTCTGTTAGAAAAGGAAAAATGACCAATCTGGTGAACAACGGCAAAGGCCGGGTTCGCCTGGAGTTCTCCATCCCGTCTCGTTCCCTGATTGGATACCGGGACGAATTCATGACCGACACCCGGGGCACGGGTATCCTGAATTCCTATCTGTCCGGGTATGAGCCATACCGTGGGGATTTCCCCGTGCGCTACACCGGTTCTATTGTATGCGACCGCCAGGGAAAGGCTGTGCCCTATGCCCTGTTCAACCTCGAACCCCGGGGACGGCTGTTCATCTCACCGGGCACCCCGGTATACGAAGGCATGGTCATTGGCGAACACAACCGTCATTCCGATATTGACGTCAATGCCTGCAAGGAAAAAAAGCTGACCAATATGCGGGCCTCGGGCAAAGACGAAGCCACCATCTGCTCCCCGGTTAAACCCATGACCCTGGAACAGGCCATACACTTTATCAGAGACGACGAAATGGTGGAAGTCACCCCTCAATCCATCCGCATCCGCAAGGTGGAACTGACTGCTGGAAAACGCCATATCCTGGCCGGAAAACTCAAGAAAAAGGATACCGAATCCTGATATTGTCCACAACGCTTTGATTCACCGGTCAATGGTTTGAAAATATTTTTTCCCTTGAATTTCTTTACCGGTTTCCCAATCTTCATTTCAATGCTTCAGGACCTGTTAGGTCTCGGAATTGGTTGCCCTGGTTCATGGATTGAGCCAGGGCATTGAGAACCTTTTTCGGCAATGACTGATCAATAATTATTACGCGGTTTGATAATCGGATCAGACATGAATATCCTTTCTGGACACTCATGTTCTTATCTGGCCCTGGAAAACAATCCAACGCTCTCGAAACCTGCGGCAAAAGCAATTATTGACGGCGGAAACATGGTTTTTGTAAGTGCAGCCTCAGCTTGGGAAATCGGCATTAAAATGAACATGGGGTCAACCTTCGACCCCATATCTCAAATCCATTTATTCATTCTGTTCTGTGTCTCTTTCCCCGTCAAAGCCGGTTTGTTCCCGATTCTTTCCTGCCGGTTTCCAATATGCCTGCCGATGGGGTTTGGATTTTGACCTGCGCCATCGCACTTTAGACCACAATATGGGGGTAGAAAACCTTGTCCAGCCCCATTTCAAAATATTGATCAGCCAGAAGGAGACCCAAAGCGCCCAGGCCAGCATGGCAACCCGGTAGGACCACATGGGAATGGACACCATCCAGGTGCGGGGCAGCACAGGGCCTGACACATCATGGTACCAGCGCAACAGGTAAGCACTGGAACCGTTGCCCCGGATATTCATATCCGGATGGCCCAAGAGTCCGTTGGAAATACTGAACACCAGACACGCGCCAGACACCAGGGTCAGCGCCACAATACCCAGTTGGATCAGATTGAACTGCAGGCCGGTGAAATCATTGGCTTTGGGACGTAAATCCAGGGCAATCAGCCAGCCCGCCACAATGATGGCGGCTGCCGGATGACTCATGGTGATGCCGATGAACAGCAAAAACCACTGCAAAAGATTTAACGGGGTCCATCCGACTTTCGACAAAATAAAAGCAATGATCAAGATCACAATCACTTCGGACCAGAACAGCACGGCCGGGCCCAACGCCGGCTCCCCACCAAGAAACAGGGGCCACCGGCTGCTTCCCGGTTTGATGTCCACACATGTGTTGGCGCTGTCCATACCTAAATCCACAGCCGGTGTCTTATAAAACGGCGTGATACCGCCGGCTGACACCCATTGGAGCATAATCTCCTGGTGCCCGGGAACGATGGGCACAGTGACCTGGTTTTTATCCTGCCGGATGGGGCGTATCCGATTCTGAATTTTCACTTCCTGCAACCGGGCGTTTTTAGGCAGGGAAATGGTGTGGCGCCCGCCCTGACTGCTGTTGATGGTCAGATCCAGCCGGGCCGTGGTGGCGGTTCTGCCCGGAGAAAAGGTCAGCAGGCTTTTTTCAACGGTCATGGTCTGACCCTCAATGCCTTTGGGCCGGGTCACGGTGAGTGTTAGTGTCTCTCCGGGCCAGGGGTGCCAGGTGGGATACCAGCGGGTGCCGGTTTTATGAAAGATCACAGGGGTTCCCTGGTATTCCATGTGGAAAACAGGACTGACATCCACTTTCCATATTTCGGTCCAGTCCCGGGTCTGCGCATGCGTCAATTCTATTTTATCTGACGGGGCCAAAAAGGATTCCCAGGTCAGTGTTTTTTGTCCGGAACGGAAATTGATCTTTGCCGTATTCTTATCTACCCGGATACCTTCGGTGGTGATGGATTCGCCGGGAAGCAAAGGAAGATCAAGGACCATGCCTGATTTTGATTCTCCTTCACGGATGACCCGGGTGTTTATCTTCCAAACAAGCCCAAGCAGCAGGGTCCGTTCAACCCGGGCAAAGGCAGGCAGAACCCCTGTCTCAAGCACCTGCTGATGTTTACCGTCCGCCCGGACCTTTCGTTTAAACTCAAGCTGGGCATCAAAGCTGCCGTCAGAATGACGGCCTTCAACGGCCCAGCCATCCATGACAATATTGAGGTGCCTGGGTTTTAAAGGAAAAAAAAGCTGAAATCCGTTCTGCTGACGTATGGCGCCGCTAAGGGCTATTGTGTGACGGCCTTTGGGCACCATCACCCAAAATTTTCCTTCTTTTTTGAAAATCCCCACATTAGTTTGATCGTCCACGGTCACTTGTGATGCCAGCCACTGATTATCATCTCCGGGCAGGGGAATTGCCGTGTCAATGGCGGCATGAACCGTCATCCTGACCGTCATCACATCCATTTTCAAATCAATGGATGCCTGGGGCAAATTTGCACAGTTATTAAAACACTTATCCGTTTCCAGTAACCGTTTTTCCAACTCTTCCAGCATCGCCTTTGACGGGAATTGTGTCGCATGGGATAAGGCCGGTGTAAAACACAGAACAAGCACAACCAAGACAGGAAACATCTGTTTGATACCGGTTGCACCCGCCTTTTTAATGCCGCCGATGCCGATACCCAGCATACCCGCGCCTAAAAACACCACAAGGGCGACCCGCAAAAATGCCAGGGCCAGATTGACTTTTGGTCCGATCAGAAAAAATCGGATGGACTGGTCTTTGCTCACAGGGCCGGACCAGGAAAAGCCAATGGTTTTATAGGCCGGCCACAAAGGCATACCCGGGCCTGTCTGGGTCCGGGCCTTTGGATCATACTGCATCACCTGAGCAGGCCGCCCGCCTGATGCAGGTTCGGCGGCCAGGTACATGGATTTAGGCAGGCTTCCCACACGCATCTGTTTCCTTGGCGCCGGGGCCGCAAGTTCTGCTTTTGCCGCAACCGGACGCCTTTCTTCGTCCACCATATCCATCATCTGATCCCGGGATTCTGAGCGAATGACGGTATTAGAGGTATCGGTCCACGTCCTGGCCAGTTCGGGATATATGCCGATGCGAAGGGTCTGGATGGCAAAGGGAATCACAGTGGCGGCAAAACCGATCAATGCCAGACCCTGGCAACACTTAATAAAGGTGCGCATTTTACCTTCGGGGAGAAATTTAAGCAGGGCAAATCCCACCAGAAGCACGAGCCAGATATACCTGGGCGCCTGATCTTCATGAAAAATCAGCACCAGGGTAAAAAAGGCAAGAATGGCCAACGGTTTTGAGTATATCCGGGACAGGGCAATGGTAAAAATCAGGACCACAAAAAAATCCAGCAGGGTCCATTTGCCGACCCAAGTGCCGGGAATGCGGTCCACGCCCCGTGCATTGACCAGAATCCAGCCCGCAGGCAGGTTAAGCCTGCCGCTTACATCATTAAAATCGTGGTCCCAGCCCGTTGCCGGGACAGTGGCAATCCCTTTTTCAAACGTGGCATCGGCCACAATATTTATTTTGCCGTTTCTCAGCTCAATACCGGCCTTGTCGCTGTCTTCCCTTTGCGTAATCAACTGCTCTTGACCATCCACAAGGACCTGGCCCGGATGGATGTCCGGATTCAGCTCCAGGCGCCAGTTGGTGTTCTTTTTGCCCGTGATTTTATCCTGGATAAAATAGCCGGATCCGTCAAACCGCAGCCACAGGGTTCGGTTCAAGGAGAGCTGGTCCGGGGCGGGTTCCGGATCGCCCCGTTTAATCTGTTTAAATGCCAGTGTGGTCTCAGATTCCATCAGGTACGCAGGATATGATTGCCATTTTGTCGGCATGGCTGTCTGTTTAGGATCAACAGGCTGGGCCCCTGAAATCTGCACGCGTCGCAAATCGGTCCTGGCACTGAAGGCCCAGATTTCCTGATCCGGCCAGAATGGCTGGTCCGGACGAATAAATTGAACCGTTGCCAACGACCCGGCATGACGGAGCGTGAGTTCAAAGTTATAGCGCCCGGGCCGAACCTGGATGGTAATTCGACCGTCAGATTCCAGACGCGCAGGCAGCGGGCTGTCAAAGGAGACAGGCGTAAACTTCTCGCTTTTATATACCGGCCCCAGGACCATCTGCCGGGCCTGGCCCGACACTTCCAAGGTAAGATCAATTACCATCCGGGCCGGAATGGCATCCTCGATCAGCCGGAAACATTCAATCTTCAACCGGTCTTCCATCCGTTTTTCACGATTTCTGTGTTTCAGCCACAATCGCCCCTTGTTGTCCAAATCCGGGAACATTACGGGCTGATCATTCACCCTTAAACCCACCAGTCCGGTTGATGCGGGAATATTCAATTTTTCGGGCATGGACCGCCAATGAAAGCGCCCGCTGATGGTATGACGCCCCGGGGAGAGTAACAGCCCCGGAATATTATTTTGATCCAGAACCACAGCAGGCTTGCCGTCGCCCAGAACCTGCATGGGCCAATTCCGGTCTGAGCCCGGCAAATCGACCCGGGTCTGTGCATACACCTGCCATGACTGTTCAAACGTTCCTCCACTGTCCGTCAGATTCAAATTCAACCGACCCGGCCAAGCACAGAGGATCTGCCCGGCATTGTTGTACATGGGAATGCATGATAACTGCTCTTTTTTTCCGTGCAGCACCCATTCTTTCCAGGGGACAAGATCGTCGGGAACGTAAACAGGTGTCCGGGCATGGACATGGCTATATACGGCCAAAAAAATTGCTGCAACCAGAAGCAATATACGGATCGTACCGATATTTCGCTGAAGTGTCATGACATTGTCCTTTGTGAAAAGAATCTGACAAATTTTAGGTTTGAAAAATGAAGACGACCCGAGGTCATATTCAATACCAATTGGCCCACAGTTTAATGGGAATATGGACAAAAATCAATGCGGGGCTTTAGGACAAGACAGGCTGTCGAATGTAAATTATAGCCCTTCAGGCGGGCTTTTAGCTGATAGGAAATAACCGGCTTCAGAAATTTAA
Above is a window of uncultured Desulfobacter sp. DNA encoding:
- a CDS encoding response regulator, whose protein sequence is MKILVAEDSRPSRMMLEATLTKWGYEVTAVCDGNQAWNALQESDDLNLAVLDWEMPGMNGPDLCRKLREKERQDPLYLIILTARNKPADIAHGLESGADDYIAKPYNHAELKARVDAGRRLLTLQNQMREREKLQGVLEMAGAVCHELNQPLQIVLGYAEMLLEEGDKNSDALKTIKTEINRIGELTWRIMKITRYQAKPYLKSRIIDIEQSSD
- a CDS encoding glycine zipper 2TM domain-containing protein is translated as MNTAGSGIKLIVCIMAAAMMTIAGCASSSSNVYTYEQTMQAQTVDTGTVESVKSIIIQASNPPVIGGAIGGVTGGVLGSTVGRGHGRDVATIVGALAGAAIGAAIEHEAGTKNGFEIVVNLDSGRTIVVVQEADVPMYPGDRVRVLTAPDGTTRISK
- the typA gene encoding translational GTPase TypA; protein product: MKKNSAVNDKLRNVAIIAHVDHGKTTLVDAMFKQSGMFREGQDVDDRLMDSMDLERERGITIAAKNCSVTCNGVKINIIDTPGHADFGGEVERALSMADSAILLVDASEGPLPQTRFVLKKTFEAGLPVLVIINKIDRKDARPDEVLDMVYDLFIDLDATDEQLDFTYLYAIGRDGIVKRELEEEVDHLKVLFDIIIDEMPAPSYDPDAPFQMLVSDLGYSDYLGRLAIGKVFNGSAASNASLVCMGEDGGQKQLKVSKLQSYDGMTLVPVDQADTGDIIVLAGIEDVKIGDTICTRENPLALPRISVDEPTVFMRFTINTSPFAGKEGKNVQSRKIRERLLKETLLNVAIAVEESNEDDSFVVKGRGELQLAILIETMRRENFEVCVGRPKVIYREENGQTLEPIEHLFVDCDEDFMGVVTEKLSVRKGKMTNLVNNGKGRVRLEFSIPSRSLIGYRDEFMTDTRGTGILNSYLSGYEPYRGDFPVRYTGSIVCDRQGKAVPYALFNLEPRGRLFISPGTPVYEGMVIGEHNRHSDIDVNACKEKKLTNMRASGKDEATICSPVKPMTLEQAIHFIRDDEMVEVTPQSIRIRKVELTAGKRHILAGKLKKKDTES